Proteins encoded within one genomic window of Solibaculum mannosilyticum:
- a CDS encoding SNF2-related protein, protein MELLRLYSDTPEFRQRLHREIIDETYPKLHELLHPLTDNDIDKAIQDWNGKIESKHAVVRYMEKHGREKDTAAWLAHEFDGGDGKTPFSVRPESPEGTVLPWPKVQRRIAQLIKEDRFYTEAEQDRFDNIDPIAIREALAERGIVNGELVDEEKLDNDPFIQRVMADVEAISRESVPADEPEQPSPHNLRVLVSDEEYAAARGTLRERTSYDPAVPPYNVGDIVYLDDRPHQITELRDDTVQLLPTGMSYPIYRAESRERFEQLLREDNRNDFYTEFLPANLDTVDQDLRDVLAHGLIGEADKAELSELLRNGKSNQEVALWLSRAYPNIVETMELETGETADYRTMPEGIELEVLDADEKRLAMLFFQWSEVAPLLRGMYARQLDGFEQERPEPAAETPAFQAETVAVYPGDKNNLPYDVVVQTLRTNEPEPPTPAVEPEKTLDEVLDEHPVSIQVNGEWQTFPNVKAAEEASYEEYKANLRRTAENFRITDDHLGEGGPKAKFQANVEAIKLLKYLEETTEQATPEQQKILSRYVGWGGLADAFDPDKESWSKEYAQLKELLTPEEYAAARGSTLNAHYTSPTVIKAIYEAVGRMGFETGNILEPSCGVGNFFGMLPEEMRNSRLYGVELDSISGRIAQQLYPKADITVAGFETTDRRDFYDLAVGNVPFGQYQVRDKAYDKLNFSIHNYFFAKALDQVRPGGVVAFVTSRYTMDAKDSTVRRYLAQRAELLGAIRLPNDAFKKNAGAEVVSDIIFLQKRDRPLDIVPEWTQTGQTEDGFAINRYFLDHPEMVLGRQEPESTAHGMDYTVNPIEGLELADQLHDAVKYIRGTYQEAELPELGEGEAIDTSIPADPNVKNYSYTVVDGDVYYRENSCMVRPDLNATAEARVKGLVGLRECVQQLIDLQMDAATPDSAIQDKQAELNRLYDSFSAKYGLINDRANRLAFADDSSYYLLCALEVIDEDGKLERKADMFTKRTIKPHKAVDTVDTASEALAVSISEKAFVDMAYMAELTGKTGDELAAELQGVIFRVPGQLEKDGTPHYVTADEYLSGNVRRKLRQAQRAAQQDPSFAVNVEALTAAQPKDLDASEIEVRLGATWIDKEYIQQFMYETFDTPFYLQRNIEVNYSSFTAEWQITGKSSVSQNNVAAYTTYGTSRANAYKILEDSLNLRDVRIYDTIEDADGKERRVLNAKETTLAAQKQQAIRDAFKDWIWKDPDRRQALVRQYNEEMNSTRPREYDGGHITFGGMNPAITLREHQKNAIAHVLYGGNTLLAHEVGAGKTFEMVAAAMESKRLGLCQKSLFVVPNHLTEQWASEFLRLYPSANILVTTKKDFETHNRKKFCARIATGDYDAIIMGHSQFEKIPISRERQERLLQEQIDEITEGIAEVKYSGGERFTVKQLERTKKSLEARLEKLQAESRKDDVVTFEQLGVDRLFVDEAHNYKNLFLYTKMRNVAGLSTSDAQKSSDMFAKCRYMDELTGNRGVIFATGTPVSNSMTELYTMQRYLQYDRLQELNMTHFDCWASRFGETVTALELAPEGTGYRARTRFSKFFNLPELMNLFREVADIKTADQLNLPTPEVEYHNIVAQPTEHQKEMVQVLSERASRVHSGSVDPSEDNMLKITGDGRKLGLDQRIINQLLPDEPGTKVNQCVGNIMQIWRDGEADKLTQLVFCDISTPQTAPSKKAAKQLDNPTLHALEQAVPLDEPEPAFTIYEDIRQKLIAQGMPAEQIAFIHEAKTEVQKKELFSKVRTGQVRVLLGSTSKMGAGTNVQDRLVALHDLDCPWRPGDLAQRKGRIERQGNQNPLVHVYRYVTEGTFDAYLWQTVENKQKFISQIMTSKSPVRSCDDVDETALSFAEIKALCAGDPRIKERMDLDVEVARLKLMKADHQSKQYRLEDQLLKYFPQEIETNKGFIKGFEADLETLAAHPHPEDGFAGMEIRGDVLTDKENAGAALLDACKEVKGSEPVQIGSYRGFTMSVEFSAWKQEYTLLLKGQMTHRASLGTDPRGNLTRIDNALAQMPQRLEAVKNQLDNLYQQQAAAKEEIGKPFPFEDDLRVKSARLVELDTLLNIDGKGHAQPETVVAKSARPSVLDSLKRPVPPRSPEKKPKQHEEVR, encoded by the coding sequence ATGGAGCTGCTCCGCCTCTATTCCGACACACCGGAGTTCCGCCAGCGCCTTCATCGAGAAATCATCGACGAGACCTATCCCAAGCTCCATGAGCTGCTGCACCCTCTCACGGACAATGACATCGACAAGGCTATCCAGGACTGGAACGGCAAAATCGAAAGTAAACACGCCGTTGTCCGTTACATGGAGAAACATGGGCGGGAAAAAGATACCGCTGCATGGCTGGCCCATGAGTTTGACGGCGGCGATGGCAAAACCCCGTTTTCGGTTCGCCCGGAAAGCCCCGAAGGAACGGTGCTGCCCTGGCCCAAGGTACAGCGCCGGATCGCTCAGCTTATCAAGGAGGACCGGTTCTACACCGAAGCGGAACAGGACCGGTTCGACAACATCGACCCCATCGCCATTCGGGAGGCTTTGGCCGAGCGCGGCATTGTGAATGGTGAACTGGTGGATGAGGAAAAACTGGATAATGACCCATTCATCCAGCGTGTTATGGCGGATGTGGAGGCCATATCCAGAGAGAGCGTCCCGGCAGATGAGCCGGAACAGCCTTCTCCCCATAATTTGCGTGTTCTGGTTTCAGATGAGGAATACGCTGCGGCTCGTGGCACACTCCGGGAGCGAACCTCCTACGATCCAGCGGTTCCTCCTTACAATGTGGGTGATATTGTCTATCTGGATGACCGGCCCCATCAGATCACAGAGCTGCGGGATGACACGGTGCAGCTGCTGCCCACCGGCATGAGCTATCCCATCTACCGGGCTGAGAGCCGGGAACGGTTTGAGCAGCTTTTGCGGGAGGATAACCGCAACGACTTCTATACCGAATTCCTGCCTGCAAATCTGGATACGGTGGACCAGGACCTTCGGGATGTGCTGGCCCATGGCCTGATTGGTGAGGCGGACAAGGCGGAGCTTTCCGAGCTTCTTCGCAACGGCAAGAGTAACCAGGAGGTAGCCTTGTGGCTGAGCCGGGCCTATCCCAACATCGTGGAAACGATGGAGCTGGAGACCGGCGAGACCGCCGATTACCGCACGATGCCGGAAGGTATCGAGCTGGAAGTGCTGGATGCAGATGAAAAGCGTCTGGCCATGCTGTTCTTCCAGTGGAGCGAGGTTGCGCCTTTGCTGCGCGGGATGTATGCCCGTCAGTTGGACGGTTTTGAGCAGGAACGCCCCGAACCGGCTGCCGAAACCCCGGCCTTCCAAGCCGAGACTGTGGCTGTCTATCCGGGCGATAAGAACAATCTGCCCTATGATGTGGTTGTTCAGACCCTGCGAACCAATGAGCCGGAGCCGCCCACGCCTGCTGTCGAGCCGGAAAAGACTCTGGATGAGGTACTGGACGAACACCCCGTTTCCATTCAGGTAAACGGCGAGTGGCAGACCTTCCCCAATGTCAAAGCTGCCGAGGAAGCCTCTTATGAGGAATACAAGGCCAATCTGCGTCGCACCGCCGAGAATTTCCGTATCACTGACGATCACCTGGGCGAAGGCGGCCCCAAGGCTAAGTTCCAGGCCAATGTCGAGGCAATCAAGCTGCTGAAATACCTGGAGGAAACCACCGAGCAGGCAACGCCGGAACAGCAGAAAATCCTTTCTCGGTATGTGGGCTGGGGCGGCCTTGCCGATGCCTTTGACCCCGACAAGGAAAGCTGGAGCAAGGAATATGCCCAGCTGAAGGAACTGCTGACCCCGGAGGAATACGCTGCTGCCAGAGGTTCCACCCTCAACGCGCACTACACCAGCCCTACGGTCATCAAAGCGATTTACGAGGCTGTGGGCCGCATGGGATTTGAGACCGGCAACATCCTGGAGCCGTCCTGTGGTGTAGGCAATTTCTTCGGTATGCTGCCGGAGGAAATGCGAAACAGCCGTCTTTACGGCGTGGAGCTGGATTCCATCAGCGGGCGTATTGCCCAGCAGCTCTACCCCAAGGCCGACATCACCGTGGCAGGGTTTGAGACCACCGACAGGCGGGATTTCTACGATCTGGCGGTGGGTAATGTTCCGTTTGGCCAGTATCAGGTTCGGGATAAAGCCTATGACAAGCTGAATTTCAGCATTCACAACTACTTTTTCGCCAAGGCTCTGGATCAGGTTCGTCCCGGTGGCGTGGTGGCCTTTGTCACCAGCCGCTACACGATGGACGCCAAGGATTCCACCGTGCGCCGGTATCTTGCTCAGCGCGCCGAACTGCTGGGGGCCATCCGTCTGCCCAATGACGCTTTCAAAAAGAACGCAGGTGCCGAGGTCGTTTCGGACATCATCTTCCTGCAAAAGCGTGACCGTCCGTTGGACATCGTGCCGGAGTGGACGCAGACCGGGCAGACCGAGGACGGCTTTGCCATCAACCGCTATTTCCTGGACCACCCGGAAATGGTGCTGGGCCGACAGGAACCGGAAAGCACCGCCCACGGCATGGACTACACCGTGAACCCCATCGAGGGGCTGGAGCTTGCCGATCAGCTGCATGATGCCGTGAAGTACATTCGCGGCACCTACCAGGAGGCCGAGCTGCCGGAGCTGGGCGAGGGCGAAGCCATCGACACTTCTATCCCTGCTGACCCCAATGTGAAAAATTACTCCTACACCGTTGTGGACGGCGATGTGTATTACCGTGAAAACAGCTGTATGGTACGGCCTGACCTGAATGCCACCGCCGAAGCCCGTGTGAAAGGACTGGTGGGTCTGCGAGAATGTGTCCAGCAGCTCATTGATCTGCAAATGGACGCCGCCACACCGGACAGCGCCATCCAGGACAAACAGGCCGAACTGAACCGGCTCTATGACAGCTTCTCTGCAAAATATGGTCTTATCAATGACCGGGCGAACCGGCTGGCCTTTGCTGATGATTCCAGCTACTATCTGCTCTGCGCGCTGGAAGTCATTGACGAGGACGGCAAGCTGGAGCGCAAGGCGGATATGTTCACCAAGCGCACCATCAAGCCCCACAAGGCGGTGGACACTGTGGATACCGCAAGTGAAGCTCTGGCCGTATCAATTTCCGAAAAAGCCTTTGTCGATATGGCGTATATGGCGGAGTTGACCGGCAAGACCGGCGACGAACTGGCCGCCGAGCTGCAAGGCGTGATCTTCCGTGTACCTGGGCAGTTGGAGAAAGACGGCACTCCCCATTATGTAACAGCCGACGAATACCTGTCCGGCAATGTGCGGCGCAAGCTGCGTCAGGCACAGCGGGCCGCACAGCAGGACCCTTCCTTTGCAGTCAATGTGGAGGCCCTTACCGCTGCCCAGCCCAAAGACCTGGATGCGTCGGAGATTGAGGTGCGCCTGGGCGCTACCTGGATCGACAAAGAGTACATCCAGCAGTTTATGTATGAGACCTTCGACACGCCGTTTTATCTCCAGCGCAATATCGAGGTCAACTATTCTTCTTTCACCGCTGAGTGGCAGATCACCGGCAAAAGCTCTGTAAGCCAGAACAATGTGGCAGCCTATACCACCTACGGAACCAGCCGTGCCAATGCCTACAAGATTTTGGAGGATTCCTTAAACCTGCGGGATGTCCGTATCTACGACACCATAGAGGATGCAGACGGCAAAGAGCGTCGGGTGCTGAATGCCAAAGAGACCACCCTGGCAGCCCAAAAGCAGCAAGCGATCCGGGACGCTTTCAAAGACTGGATTTGGAAAGACCCGGACCGCCGCCAAGCTCTGGTCCGCCAGTACAATGAGGAAATGAACTCCACTCGTCCCCGTGAATACGACGGCGGACACATTACTTTCGGCGGCATGAACCCGGCCATCACCTTGCGGGAACACCAGAAAAATGCTATTGCTCATGTGCTATATGGCGGCAATACGCTGTTGGCGCACGAGGTAGGCGCTGGTAAAACCTTTGAAATGGTGGCTGCCGCCATGGAGAGTAAGCGCCTGGGCTTGTGTCAGAAATCCCTCTTTGTGGTACCGAACCATCTGACCGAACAATGGGCGTCGGAGTTTCTGCGGCTCTATCCTTCCGCCAACATTCTTGTCACCACCAAAAAGGACTTTGAGACCCACAACCGCAAGAAGTTCTGCGCCCGCATTGCCACCGGCGATTATGACGCCATCATCATGGGACACAGCCAGTTTGAGAAAATCCCCATCAGCCGAGAGCGTCAGGAACGGCTCCTTCAGGAGCAGATCGACGAGATCACCGAGGGCATTGCCGAGGTGAAGTACAGCGGCGGTGAGCGTTTCACGGTCAAGCAGTTGGAACGCACCAAGAAGTCCCTGGAAGCCCGGCTGGAGAAATTGCAGGCCGAGAGCCGCAAGGACGATGTGGTAACATTCGAGCAGTTGGGTGTGGACCGCCTGTTCGTCGATGAGGCGCATAACTATAAAAACCTGTTTTTATACACCAAGATGCGGAATGTGGCAGGTCTCTCCACAAGCGATGCCCAAAAGTCCAGCGATATGTTTGCAAAGTGTCGCTATATGGATGAACTGACCGGAAACCGTGGTGTGATTTTCGCCACTGGCACCCCCGTATCGAACAGCATGACCGAACTTTACACCATGCAGCGGTATCTCCAGTATGACCGCCTGCAAGAGCTGAACATGACCCACTTCGACTGCTGGGCCAGCCGCTTCGGAGAAACCGTCACGGCGCTGGAGCTGGCACCGGAAGGCACCGGCTACCGGGCAAGAACGAGATTCAGCAAGTTTTTCAACCTCCCGGAGCTGATGAACTTGTTCCGTGAAGTTGCCGACATCAAAACCGCCGATCAGCTGAACTTGCCCACCCCGGAGGTGGAATACCACAACATCGTGGCCCAGCCTACTGAACACCAAAAAGAGATGGTGCAGGTTCTCTCCGAGCGCGCCTCCAGGGTACACAGCGGCAGCGTTGACCCCTCAGAGGACAATATGCTCAAGATTACCGGCGATGGCCGCAAGCTGGGTCTGGACCAGCGTATCATCAACCAGCTGCTGCCGGATGAACCCGGCACCAAGGTCAATCAGTGTGTGGGTAATATCATGCAGATCTGGCGGGACGGCGAGGCTGACAAGCTGACCCAGCTGGTATTCTGCGACATTTCCACGCCCCAGACAGCCCCCTCCAAAAAGGCAGCCAAACAGCTGGATAATCCCACACTTCATGCGCTGGAACAGGCTGTGCCGTTGGATGAGCCTGAGCCTGCCTTTACCATCTATGAGGACATCCGCCAGAAGCTCATCGCCCAGGGAATGCCCGCCGAGCAGATTGCTTTTATCCACGAAGCCAAGACCGAGGTGCAGAAGAAAGAACTGTTTTCCAAGGTTCGCACTGGGCAGGTGCGCGTCCTGCTGGGCAGCACCTCCAAAATGGGCGCTGGCACCAATGTGCAGGACCGGCTTGTGGCGCTCCATGACCTGGATTGTCCGTGGCGTCCGGGAGACCTTGCCCAGCGCAAGGGCCGTATCGAGCGCCAGGGCAACCAGAATCCGCTGGTCCATGTGTACCGCTATGTTACCGAGGGAACTTTCGATGCCTACCTGTGGCAGACGGTGGAGAACAAACAGAAATTCATTTCGCAAATCATGACCAGCAAAAGCCCGGTCCGCTCCTGCGATGATGTGGACGAAACGGCGCTGTCCTTTGCCGAGATCAAGGCCCTGTGCGCCGGAGACCCCCGTATCAAGGAGCGCATGGATTTGGATGTGGAGGTTGCGCGTCTGAAGCTGATGAAAGCTGACCATCAGAGCAAGCAGTACCGCCTGGAGGATCAGTTGCTCAAATACTTCCCCCAGGAAATCGAAACTAACAAGGGGTTTATTAAAGGCTTTGAAGCGGACCTGGAGACCCTGGCCGCCCATCCTCACCCGGAGGATGGCTTTGCTGGAATGGAGATCCGGGGCGATGTGCTGACTGACAAAGAAAACGCCGGTGCAGCCTTGCTGGACGCCTGTAAGGAGGTCAAAGGCTCCGAACCGGTGCAGATCGGCAGCTATCGGGGCTTTACTATGTCCGTGGAGTTTTCCGCTTGGAAACAGGAATATACGCTCCTGTTGAAAGGCCAGATGACCCACCGGGCAAGCCTCGGCACAGACCCGCGCGGAAACCTCACCCGTATCGACAATGCACTGGCTCAAATGCCTCAGCGTTTGGAAGCCGTGAAAAACCAGCTGGACAACCTTTACCAACAGCAGGCCGCAGCCAAAGAGGAAATCGGAAAGCCGTTTCCCTTTGAGGATGATCTGCGAGTCAAGTCCGCCCGTCTGGTGGAACTGGACACGCTGCTGAACATTGACGGCAAGGGCCATGCCCAGCCGGAAACTGTGGTTGCCAAGAGCGCACGGCCTTCGGTGCTGGACAGCTTGAAGCGCCCGGTGCCACCCCGTAGCCCTGAAAAGAAACCGAAACAACATGAGGAGGTGCGATAA